CAATTGCAGGTAACGGCACAATAGAGTTCAATGAGTTCCTGTTCATGATGTCCAAGAAAATGAAGGAAACGGACAGTGAAGAAGAGCTTCACGAGGCCTTCCGGGTATTCGACAAAAATGGTGACGGATTCATCTCAGCATCGGAGTTACGGCATGTCATGACGAACTTGGGCGAGAAACTCACAGATGAAGAGGTTGAAGATATGATCAAAGAGGCCGACCTCGACGGGGACGGCCTCGTCAACTACGACGGTAAGATAGTACCGCAACCCTATTCTGAAATTGTGCTAGTGCTTGTAGTTTCTTTGTTATAAACGCTGCATGTTTGTTGCGTAGCTTGTCACATATGTTCTAACTCCCGTTCCCCGTGTGAGAGTAACCATATCTACAAATGTCGCCGAACCTCGTTAATGCGAACACGGATGCTGCGAGCTCGGTTAATGCGAACACGGGTAAAGCGTCGGACCCTGTTAGTACGAACGCCGAGGTAAATCCTGGAATCATGTTAATGCGAACACAGGCAAAGTGTCGAATGTTGGACAATCAGTTGGCGGTATGGTAGTCACGGAGTAAAAACGTGCACTGGAAAAGCGCCAAACTCTGTTAATACGAACACGGGAAGAGTGTCGAAACCTGTTAATACGAACGAGGGCAATGCGACGAACCCTGTTTATACGAACGCTGGTAAGGGGTAGAATTCCGTAAATATGAACATAGGTGGAGCGTCGAACCTTGTCAGTTATAGCGTCTACGGGGGGCCGGAGGGGGGGATTGCCCCTCCTGTGTCCGCCTGAAGGGGCGCCGGCAAGGCGCCATTTCGGGCAGAAATAAGCGGCTTTAGGACGACAGAAGAGAGAACAAAAATCAAGAATACGCGAGGGCGCAAATTTCCCCAACGTTGTTTATAACGAAGTTAGACTGTTGTGTCAACATTGTTCAATATTGTGTTGCCTCGCACTTGTGTTGAGCTTTGTTTTGGCAAAAACAAATGCATGATGCTGCTAGTGCTACATGTCGCAAACATTTTCTTTGCAGATTTTTCAGGTTGTACTTTCTCCATACTGGCTCACACAGAATACATGGCTGATCCTCACCCTCTAACACAACTACTACTGCCACCAAGCGAGGGCTTAGAATTTAAAACCAAACGTATTGGTATTCCGAACCATATTCCTCCGACCTGTCCTTCCAAATTATT
This sequence is a window from Ornithodoros turicata isolate Travis chromosome 10, ASM3712646v1, whole genome shotgun sequence. Protein-coding genes within it:
- the LOC135369917 gene encoding calmodulin-A-like isoform X1 yields the protein MVLQTEYGLTEEQVAEFKEAFMLFDKDSDGRITASELGIVMRSLGQRPTEVELRNMVTLVDTDGNGTIEFNEFLFMMSKKMKETDSEEELHEAFRVFDKNGDGFISASELRHVMTNLGEKLTDEEVEDMIKEADLDGDGLVNYDEFVTILTAPK
- the LOC135369917 gene encoding calmodulin-A-like isoform X2 is translated as MTEYGLTEEQVAEFKEAFMLFDKDSDGRITASELGIVMRSLGQRPTEVELRNMVTLVDTDGNGTIEFNEFLFMMSKKMKETDSEEELHEAFRVFDKNGDGFISASELRHVMTNLGEKLTDEEVEDMIKEADLDGDGLVNYDEFVTILTAPK